The following proteins are encoded in a genomic region of Natrinema sp. DC36:
- a CDS encoding D-2-hydroxyacid dehydrogenase: MSETTAPDVLVLRKGTHGIPIEQYADAIRDRLPDHTVGLARTPAEEREAIRDATFVTGMTLEEDLLDAAENLSVFACAYAGTGHLPLEELEERDVAVTNASGVHGPNIGEHVLGAILHFTRRFHVGARRQRRREWRHYRAHELQGSTVTVVGLGAIGRAVCDRLEPFGVETIGVRYTPEKGGPTDEVIGFDDAAFDDALARTDYLVLACPLTETTRGLLDREAFVTIDPEAVLVNVARGPVVETDALVEALRSNWIRGASLDVTDPEPLPEEHPLWTFENVQITPHNAGHTPQYYDRLADIVAENVTRIDADGADADLENQVLP, from the coding sequence ATGAGCGAGACTACCGCGCCGGACGTGCTCGTCCTCCGGAAGGGGACTCACGGCATTCCGATCGAACAGTACGCCGACGCCATTCGCGACCGACTGCCGGACCACACCGTCGGGCTCGCGCGCACGCCGGCCGAGGAGCGCGAGGCGATCCGGGACGCGACGTTCGTCACTGGCATGACCCTCGAGGAGGATCTGCTCGACGCAGCTGAGAACCTCTCGGTCTTCGCCTGCGCGTACGCGGGGACCGGCCACCTCCCCCTCGAGGAACTCGAGGAACGAGATGTCGCGGTGACGAACGCCTCGGGCGTCCACGGGCCGAACATCGGCGAGCACGTGCTGGGGGCAATTTTGCACTTCACCCGACGGTTCCACGTCGGCGCGCGCCGCCAGCGCCGCCGCGAGTGGCGACATTACAGGGCCCACGAACTGCAGGGATCGACGGTTACCGTCGTCGGACTGGGCGCGATCGGACGGGCGGTCTGCGACCGACTCGAGCCGTTCGGCGTCGAGACGATCGGCGTGCGCTACACGCCCGAGAAGGGCGGCCCGACCGACGAAGTGATCGGATTCGATGACGCGGCGTTCGACGACGCGCTCGCGCGCACGGACTACCTCGTGCTCGCCTGTCCGCTGACGGAGACGACCCGCGGCCTGCTCGACCGCGAGGCGTTCGTGACGATCGATCCCGAGGCGGTACTGGTCAACGTCGCCCGCGGCCCGGTCGTCGAGACGGACGCGCTGGTCGAGGCCCTGCGGTCGAACTGGATCCGCGGCGCGTCGCTCGACGTGACCGATCCCGAACCGCTGCCCGAGGAGCACCCGCTCTGGACGTTCGAAAACGTCCAGATCACGCCCCACAACGCGGGCCACACGCCGCAGTACTACGACCGGCTGGCCGATATCGTCGCCGAAAACGTCACTCGGATCGACGCCGACGGGGCCGACGCCGATCTCGAGAATCAGGTCCTCCCCTGA
- a CDS encoding universal stress protein, with translation MTLTFDGTVLVPVADPDDGERTAAALAPHLAPSSTVLVVNVIEKAGGAPDKASVEQREEYAREIFERAQGPLEGVAGTVETAILFGTDVVETIMDAASERAVDAVVFEPREGNRFVELITGDVARRLVRRASVPVVALPRTDE, from the coding sequence ATGACACTGACGTTCGACGGCACAGTTCTGGTTCCCGTCGCCGATCCGGACGACGGGGAGCGAACGGCTGCGGCGCTCGCGCCGCACCTCGCGCCCTCGAGTACGGTGCTCGTCGTCAACGTAATCGAGAAGGCCGGCGGTGCGCCCGACAAGGCCTCCGTCGAACAGCGCGAGGAGTACGCTCGAGAGATTTTCGAGCGTGCTCAGGGGCCGCTCGAGGGGGTGGCCGGAACGGTCGAGACAGCGATCCTCTTTGGGACCGACGTCGTCGAGACGATCATGGACGCGGCGTCGGAGCGAGCGGTCGACGCCGTGGTCTTCGAACCTCGGGAGGGAAACCGGTTCGTGGAACTGATCACCGGCGACGTGGCCCGTCGGCTAGTGAGACGGGCGTCGGTTCCCGTCGTCGCGCTGCCGCGAACCGACGAATAG